A single window of Zea mays cultivar B73 chromosome 10, Zm-B73-REFERENCE-NAM-5.0, whole genome shotgun sequence DNA harbors:
- the LOC100277567 gene encoding uncharacterized protein LOC100277567, which translates to MTSVGTGRKPNTSRPKPPTKARTRRGRPARSPAASSLSLIHPQSPAVQRPPPARRRLWPEDRRYMGQALRRASGRVKPPPAPSPPARQPHPPPPPPQASPAPAGGATQDRLDGLSGDDITAPTEHGHGVLEERDPSYDEMLKHMVGRITTKPGGKPEMGEASVVQRYNRPLPKVRTSKAEPGQGGGRQLPSGALNVQHIQEIIRLYQGKSTNHQGPMSVDDIASRFGVEASAVQNIVRFVSLPQDEGVEKKEEH; encoded by the exons ATGACTTCCGTGGGGACGGGCCGAAAACCCAACACGTCGCGCCCAAAACCGCCGACCAAGGCTCGCACACGCCGTGGCCGCCCCGCGCGCTCGCCCGCCGCGTCGTCCCTGTCCCTGATCCATCCCCAGTCCCCAGCAGTCCAGCGGCCACCTCCCGCTCGCCGCCGCTTGTGGCCGGAGGACCGGAGGTACATGGGCCAGGCTCTGCGCCGCGCCTCGGGGCGCGTGAAGCCCCCTCCCGCGCCCTCGCCGCCCGCGAGGCAACCCCACCCTCCCCCGCCTCCGCCCCAGGCGTCGCCGGCGCCCGCTGGCGGCGCGACGCAGGACCGGCTCGACGGGCTATCTGGTGACG ATATCACGGCTCCAACAGAACACGGTCATGGTGTACTTGAGGAACGTGATCCAAGTTACGACGAGATGCTCAAGCACATGGTTGGGAGAATCACTACCAAGCCCGGAGGAAAACCAGAAATGGGTGAA GCTTCCGTTGTCCAGCGGTACAACAGGCCGCTCCCAAAGGTCAGAACGTCAAAGGCCGAACCTGGGCAAGGTGGGGGAAGGCAGCTACCGTCAGGCGCTCTGAACGTCCAGCACATCCAGGAGATCATCCGACTGTACCAAGGGAAGTCGACTAACCACCAGGGCCCGATGAGCGTGGATGACATCGCCTCGAGGTTCGGAGTCGAAGCCTCTGCCGTCCAAAACATCGTGCGGTTTGTTTCGCTGCCCCAGGACGAGGGCGTCGAGAAGAAAGAGGAGCACTGA